In the genome of Streptomyces aquilus, the window TGGCCGGTGCCGACCCGCCGACCGATTCCTCTCGGAGCTCACCCGAGTCTTCCTATGCGAGGGCCGGAACCTCCGACCCAGGGACGGAGACCATCATGCGCAAGCTCATCGCGGGGGCATTCATCACGCTGGACGGCGTGGTCCAGGATCCGGGCGGATTCAGCGAGATGGAACGCGGCGGCTGGGCACTGGACTACTTCGACGACGCCTCGCGCCAGAGGGCCACCGACGCTCTCCTGGCCAGCGACACCTTTCTGCTGGGGCGGGCGACGTTTGAGATCATCGAGAAGGCCTGGTCGCGCAACACCGGGCCGTACGCCGAGGCGATGAACGCCATTCCCAAGCTCGTCGTGACGAGGACGCTGCGCGGCCCGTTGCCCTGGAACGCCGGCGTCCTTGCCGGTGAAGCGGCGGAGACGGTCGCGAAACTCAAGCAGGAGCCCGGCGGCAACATCGTGATGTACGGCAGCTTCACGCTGATGCGAACTCTGCTGGAGCACAACCTGATCGACGAGCTGAACCTCGGCGTCCATCCCCTTGTCGTCGGCGAGGGCAAGCGGCTCTTCGACAGGGCGTTGCCCCG includes:
- a CDS encoding dihydrofolate reductase family protein → MRKLIAGAFITLDGVVQDPGGFSEMERGGWALDYFDDASRQRATDALLASDTFLLGRATFEIIEKAWSRNTGPYAEAMNAIPKLVVTRTLRGPLPWNAGVLAGEAAETVAKLKQEPGGNIVMYGSFTLMRTLLEHNLIDELNLGVHPLVVGEGKRLFDRALPRSLRFVSAAPSATGVVTLTYAP